Proteins from a single region of Rhodospirillales bacterium:
- a CDS encoding DUF2934 domain-containing protein has translation MDESVDERIRRLAQPLWESAAQPYGMAMDFWLMSEQMVVEMMSMTARMHNQAISRTVPPLAVRELPVEAPINRVRELAQCMWESAGRQYGMAQDFWLAAERHVLTMFRATAKVSPTASDPSWVAELAELPASAYLERIRVLAYYFWETAGQRYGDALDYWLQAEREVLDMMALSGERAAAQAMPAESAVPLDPQPLAPSAPATKPVSPEMKPKPKPKAKTAGNRAVPGAKKNSA, from the coding sequence ATGGACGAATCGGTCGACGAACGAATTCGCAGGCTTGCACAACCGCTGTGGGAATCGGCAGCGCAACCGTATGGCATGGCCATGGACTTCTGGCTGATGTCGGAACAGATGGTCGTCGAGATGATGTCGATGACAGCGCGCATGCACAATCAGGCAATCTCGCGAACCGTCCCGCCTCTCGCCGTTCGTGAACTTCCCGTCGAGGCGCCGATCAACCGGGTTCGAGAACTGGCGCAGTGCATGTGGGAATCCGCCGGGCGCCAGTATGGCATGGCCCAGGATTTCTGGCTGGCTGCGGAGCGCCATGTGCTGACCATGTTCCGCGCCACAGCAAAGGTTTCGCCAACCGCAAGCGATCCTTCGTGGGTGGCGGAATTAGCCGAGTTGCCGGCGTCCGCCTATCTCGAGCGCATCCGGGTGTTGGCATACTACTTCTGGGAGACGGCGGGGCAACGGTATGGCGATGCCCTGGATTATTGGCTACAAGCCGAGCGTGAGGTCCTCGACATGATGGCCTTGTCGGGCGAACGCGCGGCGGCGCAGGCAATGCCCGCGGAATCCGCCGTTCCGCTCGACCCGCAACCGCTCGCACCAAGCGCTCCCGCGACGAAGCCAGTCTCGCCGGAAATGAAGCCTAAGCCTAAGCCTAAGGCCAAGACCGCCGGCAATCGAGCCGTGCCGGGCGCCAAGAAAAATAGCGCTTAA
- a CDS encoding ferritin-like domain-containing protein, protein MNWTLEDIPWSSFESGKINRKLLAVIKTASLVERNSADYAIYLCNVFAEDDAFCEAARQWAEEEAQHGEALGRWSEMADPSFDFASRFARFVTGYRIPVTAEKSVRGSRCGELVARCVVESGTSSFYTALRDASDEPVLRRICQRIAADEFRHYKLFYDTLQGYRAAETSWRLGRLMTAIGRLHEVGDDELSFAYHCANEEPDQPYSRARAGEAYARVASSVYRRWHITRAANMMLKASGISPRGWLGWTVAQLVWLHVRRQQRRALAA, encoded by the coding sequence ATGAATTGGACCCTCGAGGACATTCCCTGGTCGAGCTTTGAGTCAGGGAAGATCAACCGCAAGCTGCTCGCAGTGATCAAGACCGCGTCGCTGGTCGAGCGCAATTCGGCGGATTATGCAATCTATCTGTGTAACGTGTTCGCAGAGGACGACGCGTTTTGCGAAGCGGCCCGACAATGGGCCGAAGAAGAGGCGCAGCACGGTGAGGCCCTTGGCCGCTGGTCGGAAATGGCCGACCCGAGTTTCGATTTCGCCTCCCGCTTCGCACGGTTTGTGACGGGATATCGCATTCCGGTAACGGCGGAAAAATCGGTTCGCGGTTCACGCTGCGGCGAACTGGTGGCGCGTTGCGTCGTCGAGTCGGGCACGAGTTCGTTTTACACCGCGTTGCGCGACGCGAGCGACGAGCCGGTGCTGAGGCGGATTTGCCAGCGGATCGCCGCAGACGAGTTCCGCCACTACAAGTTGTTCTATGATACGCTGCAGGGCTACCGCGCCGCGGAAACATCCTGGCGGCTTGGCCGGTTGATGACGGCAATCGGCCGACTCCACGAAGTCGGGGACGACGAACTGTCGTTCGCCTATCATTGCGCCAACGAGGAGCCAGACCAGCCGTACAGTCGCGCACGCGCGGGCGAGGCCTATGCGCGCGTCGCGAGTAGCGTTTACAGGCGCTGGCACATCACGCGCGCGGCGAACATGATGCTCAAGGCGAGCGGCATCAGCCCACGCGGCTGGCTTGGCTGGACAGTGGCCCAGCTGGTCTGGCTCCATGTGCGTCGGCAGCAGCGCCGGGCGCTCGCCGCATGA